Proteins encoded in a region of the Oncorhynchus gorbuscha isolate QuinsamMale2020 ecotype Even-year linkage group LG16, OgorEven_v1.0, whole genome shotgun sequence genome:
- the LOC124000882 gene encoding protein MIS12 homolog, translating into MAEYITSEEEATSPSSLKLYEAQFFGFTPQTCMVRVYSAFQDCLNELLLVVEAVFVRKLSGTEPNGEQLHLRARECTQKLQIFLQERFKRLSGRMETVLVNNVLSVPPNVLLPDDQPHKKYPQRLEEVLKLESSLAELQQAYQVEVCARQALLAELEEQREVQEQLDGILSWIGELQAAWMQEGMGSFYNSFCVMMQSVKKLQAVFGEINKKSKRLDEDSSVGWTHMV; encoded by the exons ATGGCGGAGTACATAACCAGTGAGG AGGAGGCAacgtctccctcctccctcaagCTGTACGAGGCACAGTTCTTTGGTTTCACCCCTCAGACCTGCATGGTGAGAGTATACAGTGCCTTTCAGGACTGCCTGAATGAATTGCTACTTGTCGTAGAAGCAGTGTTCGTGAGAAAACTAAGCGGAACTGAACCAAATGGAGAGCAACTACATTTAAGGGCAAGAGAATGCACCCAAAAGTTGCAGATATTCCTTCAGGAACGCTTCAAGCGTCTGTCTGGTCGCATGGAAACCGTTTTGGTCAACAACGTCCTCTCAGTCCCGCCTAATGTGTTGCTGCCTGACGACCAGCCACACAAAAAGTACCCTCAACGTTTAGAGGAGGTTCTTAAGCTGGAGTCTTCCCTGGCGGAGCTGCAACAAGCGTACCAAGTGGAGGTGTGTGCCAGGCAGGCCTTGCTGGCTGAACTGGAGGAGCAAAGAGAGGTCCAAGAGCAGCTGGATGGGATCCTGAGCTGGATTGGAGAACTACAGGCAGCATGGATGCAGGAGGGAATGGGCAGCTTTTACAACAGCTTCTGTGTGATGATGCAGTCGGTCAAGAAACTGCAGGCTGTCTTTGGAGAGATCAATAAGAAAAGCAAAAGACTGGATGAGGACTCGTCAGTGGGATGGACCCacatggtgtaa